The Stigmatella aurantiaca DW4/3-1 genome contains the following window.
GGCCGATGCGGGTGGCCACGGCCTGGGAGTTGGGATCGTCACTCCAGGTGGGGACCCCGCCCCCCTGGCGCTGAATGAACACGGTGGCTCCGCCCGTACCGATGTGCGTGGCGCTCACCGCCAGGGCATCCAGGTGGCCTCCGCGCAGGTTCCGGCTGATGTTGCGCCAGGGGATGCCCCGGCCCACGAGGGCCCGGAGCCCCCGGGGATCCACCAGCCCACCGTGCTGGATGTCATTGGGCGCGGCGGCCTTGCCGAGGGTTTCCCGCAGCAGCCGGACGATGTCTCCGTAGCCGCAGCGAAGGACTTCCTCCACCTTCATCGCCGTCCAGTGGGCGATGAGCCCCTGGGCCTGTTGCAGGGGTTGGTGGTTCGTCGCGGCCAGGTAGCAGGCATGGATGGCGCCCACGGACGTGCCCGCGATGATGTTCAACTTCAGCTCTCGCCCGAAGGCAGGCTCGAACTCCTCGCGGAGGTACGAGAGGACTCCTGCTTCGTAAGCGCCTCGGGCGGCGCCGCCACCCAGGACCAGACCCGTCTTCAGCCGACTCATCACGGGGAAGAGTCTAGGGCGGATGCGGAGGCGACGGTTAGTGCGGCTCGCCTGCCCGCTCTTGCCCAGGTGTCACCGGCTCGTGACGCACGGCGCCGTCTGTACGGTAGGTCTCCAGGTGAGCTAGACCGGGACCCATGCCGACCGTGGCTGAGCTCTTCCTCTATCCCCTCAAGTCCGCTGCGGGGGTGCCCTTGACCGAGGCCCAGGTGGAGCCCCTGGGGGTGGCGCATGACCGCCGGTGGATGGTGGTTTCGCTCGGTGGCGCCTTCTTCACTGGGCGGAAGCACCCGTCCCTGATTCGCATCAGCGCCCTGCCCAGCGCCACGGGCCTGCGCCTGTCCTCCCCAGGGTTTCCGGAACTGGAGGTGCCGGTGCCTCCCCGGGACGCGCCGCGCCTGGACGTCTCCATCTGGAACGATATCTGCTCGGCCGCGCGGGCGGGGGAGGCTGCGGACCGGTGGCTCTCGGCGTTTCTCGGTGAGCCCGTGTGCCTGGTCTACGTGGATGACCGGATGATGCGCCCGGTAGATCCCCTGTACTCGGTTCCCGGGGACAAGGTGGGCTTCGCCGACGGGTTTCCGTTGCTGTTGCTGTCCCGCGCCTCGCTGGAGGATCTCAACCAGCGTCTGGCACGCCCCGTCTCGATGCTCCACTTCCGCCCCAACTTGGTGGTGGAGGGCTGTGAGCCGTTCGCCGAGGACACCTGGAAGCGGCTGCGCATCGGGGACGTCGAACTGGAGGTGGTCAAACCCTGCGCGAGGTGTGTCATGGTGAACCTGGACCCGCGCACGGCGGAGCAAGCCCCCGATGGAGAGCCGCTGCGCACGCTCACCACCTTCCGCCGGCAGCTCAAGAACAAGGTGATGTTCGGCCAGAACGTGGTGGTGCGCCGCCCCGGGAGGTTCCAGGTGGGCGACGCGGTGGACGTGCTCGAATGAGCCGGGCGGCTACTTCTTCTTCGCCCAGATGCGTTTGATCCAGGCCTCGACGTCCTTCACCGTGCGAGGGATGCCGTCGGAGAGGACCTTGCAGCCGCGGGCCGTCACCACCACGTCATCCTCGATGCGGACACCGATGCCGCGGTAGCGCGGCGGCACGGTGAGATCGTCCGTCTGGAAGTACAGGCCCGGCTCCACGGTGAGCACCATGCCTGACTGGAGCTTGCCGTACTTGTAGACCTCCTGCCGCGCCTGCGCGCAGTCGTGCACGTCCAGGCCGAGCATGTGGCTGACGTTGTGCAGCGAGTAGCGCTTGTAGAACTGGTGCTGGTCCTTCAAGGCCTCCTCCGCATCCGGGAGGATGCCGAGGCGCTCGAGCCCCTGGGCGAGGACGCGCATGGCGGCGCGGTTGGGCTCCATGAAGTCGTTGCCCGGCTTCACCGCCTTGAAGGCCTGGAGCTGGGCTTCGAGCACCAACTCGTAGATCTGCCGCTGCTCCTTGGAGAACTTGCCGGAGACGGGCAGCGTGCGGGTGATGTCCGCCGTGTAGAGGCTGTTGCCCTCCACGCCCGCGTCCAGGAGCAGCAGCTCTCCCTTCTTCACCGGGCCGTCATTGCGCGTCCAGTGCAGCACGCAGGCGTGCGAGCCGCTGGCGGCGATGGTGTTGTAGCCCACGTCGTTGCCCTCGACCCGGGCGCGGAGGTTGAAGATGCCTTCCACCTCCCGCTCGCTGCGGGCGGACTTGAGGCTGCGGATGACGTCCTCGAAGCCCCGTTGCGTGGAGTCGATGGCGGCCTGGAGCTCGCGCAGCTCCTGGGCATCCTTGAGGAGCCGCAGCTCCGAGAGCGCCTGGGCGAGCGCCTTGTCCCGCTCCGCCTGGGCGGGCAGGACGCCGTCCACCTTGTCCGAGAAGCCGCGCAGCACGCGCGTGGGGCGGGACACCTCGCCGTGGAGGCTGGAGAGAAAACCCTTCAGCTCAGGGAGCCCGCGCGCTTCGTGGACGCCAAAGCGGGCCTGGCTCTCCTTCACGCCCAGGCGAGGCCCCACCCAGAGCTCGCCCTTCACCCGGTCGGTGAAGAAGGTGGCGTCGCTGCGGCCCGGGTTGGGCTCCACGAAGAGGATGTCCGTGTGGCCTCCACCCTCCTTGGGCTGGAGGACGAGCACGCAGTCCGGCTCGGTGTTGCCGGTGAGGTAGTAGAAGTCGGTGCCCGGGCGGAACCGGTAGTGCGTGTCATTGGCGCGCACCTTTTCGTGGCCGGTGGGGATGATGAGCGTCTCCCCGGGGAAGAGCTTGGAGAGGGCCCGGCGCCGCGCCAGGAAGGCATCCGCGTGCTTGAGCTTGGGAGGAAGCTTCCGGGTGTTGGGCTTCCAGCGCTTCATCATGAAGTCGAGCAGCGCGGGCGGCGGCACGGTGTCATGACCGGCGGGCTTCGCCTGGGGCTCGGACGTGACGGGCTGGGAGGCAGTGGCTTCCGTGGCAGCGGCTTGGGCGGCTTCGGACTGGGTCGTCATGGTGCAACTCTTGAACAACCCATCGAGCCGCTTCAAGTCCGGCGCGGCCCTCAGGGGGCGGGGATGTTGTCTCTCAGAAGGGCCACCTGGCCCAGGAGGACAGGAACGGCCGTCTCCACCCGGAGGATCCGGGGGCCCAGCGTGAAGGGCTGGAAGCCGTGCGCCTCCAGCAGCGCTGCTTCGAACGGGACCCACCCACCGTCGGGTCCGATGGCGAGGACCACGCGGGGGGCTGTGCCCACGCGCGTGGCGGTGAGCGGTTGGCGTGCGGGAGGGTGGGGAAGCAGGCGCAGCGCCTGGGCGCCCAGCACGGCATCCAGCTCGTCCTCGACAAAGGGCCGGAACCGCTCGCGCACGAGCACCTCGGGGAGGCGCGTGTCCCGGGCCTGTTCGAGTCCTTGGAGGAGCAACTCTTGAATGGAGCCCGCGGCCAGCACCTTGGAGTCGAAGTAGCTCTTCTCCACCCGGGCGGCGTTGACGAGCACCACCCGGTCCACCCCCAGGGAGGCCACCGCGGGCAGCACCTTCTTGAGGGCCTTGGGGCGGGGGATGGCCAGCAGCAAATCCACTCCAGCCCGGGGAGGGGGCGCCTCGGTCAGGTGGGCGCTCAGGCGCAGCACGCCTTCGCTGTTTTCCAGCACTTCGCCTGTGCCCACGAGGCCGCCCAGCCGCCCCACCCGGAGGCGCTCACCCGGTTCGGCCCGGAGCACTTCCCGGGCGTGCTGCGCCCGGCGCCCCGTCAAGCGCGCGGTTCCATCCGGAAGGAAGTCCTCATCCAAGAGCAGCAGCAGGTTCACGGGAGGATTCCTTGCCCAGGGGGAGGACCGGCCGCAACCGCGAAAACCCACGGCGCGTGGCTCAGCGCGTCAGTCCTGGCCATGACAAGAACTTCGCAGGAATAACAGTTCTGTTCACGAGAGCCAGTTTTCCTGTATTAAAGAGATTTAGGACTGTCTCGCGGCGGTCCTGGAATCCCCCTTTCTTTCAGGCACGGACATGTCTCGACAGACCTTTTCCTCGAAGTTCCTGGCCGCCTGCTGTCTGACGGCCCTCACCGGATGCGCGATGGACGCGTCCGAAGCAGAAACGACGGACGCAGTTCCCGAGGCCGTGGGGCAATCCCAAGGTGAGCTCGACTACAACCCGGGCTCGGGCTGGAACCTGGCCTGGTCGGATGAGTTCGAGGGCACCAGCCTGAACGGGAACAACTGGACCACGCTCAACAGCGACTTCGATCCGGTCACCAACAACTGCAACTTCGGCACGGGGGAGATCGAGTACCCCCGTACCCAGAACGTGTCGGTGAGCGGCGGCAAGCTCATCCTCAAGGCGGAGCGCACGGCGCCCACGACCGTGTCCGACACCCGCTGCGGCAGCCAGCAGCGCACGCTCTTCTCGGGGCGTCTGCACACCAAGGGCAAGGTGGAGCGGCGCTACGGGAAGATCGTGGCGAGCATCAAGATTCCCTCGGGTTACGGCATGTGGCCGGCGTTCTGGACGCTGGGCGCGAACGTCCAGCAGGTGGGCTGGCCCTCCAGTGGTGAGATCGACATCCTCGAGTGGCACTCGAACGAGCCCACGTGGATGAAGTCCGCCGTGCACTGGTACGGCGGCACCGCGCCCAACGGCGGCGATGCCCACTGGGGCACCGGCCAGAGCGGCGGCTACAACCTGGCCGATTCCTTCCACCTCTATGAGCTGGAGTGGGATGCCGCCGGCAAGATGGTGTTCAGGCTCGACAACCAGTACGTGGGCTCGACGTTCTCGAACAGCAGCGAGGCGGAGTTCCAGCAGAACCACTACATCATCCTGAACCTGGCCATGGGCGGGAACTGGTACGGTTTCCCCAGCGCCGCCAGCATCGCCCTGACGCAGGGACAGCCCAAGACCATGGAAGTGGAGTGGGTGCGCTGGTACCAGACGGGCGGCACCACGCCGCCGCCCACGGGCATCTCCGTGGCCAACGCGGGCTTCGAGTCGGGCATGGCGGACTGGACGACGTGGACGCCCAACGGCACCGCGGCGGCGGCCTTCAGCGAGACGTACAACGGTGGGCACTCGGGCGCCTACCACCTGACGCACTGGAGCTCACAGCCCTTCGAGACCTGGACGTACCAGGTCAAGACGGGGCTCGCGAACGGCAACTACAAGGTGCGCGCGTGGGTGCGCAAGGGCGGCAACTTCGCCATCGCCCGGCTCCAGGGCAAGACGAGCGGCAGCGCCGCGCCCGTGTTCACCTCGCTGGGCACCTACGGCGGCTGGACGCTGGTGGAGACGCCCACCATCAACGTCACCTCGGGCTACCTGGAGTTCGGCTTCCACACGCAGGCCACCACGGCTGACGGCGCCAACTTCATCCACATGGATGATGTCGAGATCGTGAAGCTCTAACCGGTTCAACGGGCAGCGAGCGTCATGGCGGTGCCTCTGGTGGCACCGCCATGACGTCACTTCTTGGACACGAAGCGCACCTTTTGCACTCCCTCGATCATCTGCAGGGCGAAGGGCGCGGCGGTGAAGGACTTCTGGTTCAGCTTGCCGCGCATCGCCTCGGCCAAACCCACCACGTCCACCAGGCCCCGCTCCCCATCCCGCCAGGGCACCGAGTCGATGATCAGCTCCTCACTGCCCGCGCCCGAGTCCAGGTCGCGCAGGTTCTTGCTGTAGGTGGCAGAATCCCCCCCTTGCTGGGCATCGAGTCCGAAGTGCATCGCCTCGGGCTTCTGGTGCACGTCCAGCGTCTTGAGTTCCCCTTCGAACAACCCGATGAGCACGTCCTTGGACAGCTTCTCGATGCGCAAGGGCGTGAGCGTCTGCTGGTCCGTGGGCAGGAAGCCGTCGGCCTCCACGCGCTCAGGGTAGGCCTCCACGAGCAGATCTGGCCAGCCGGACACCACGCTCGAGCGCATCACGAAGCCCGTCACCACGCGGTTCCCGCTCCGGGTCGCCAGGCGCGAGCGCAGGCCCCGATCTCCCTTGAAGTCCGTCTCCGTCACCCGGCCCACGCTCAGGGCCCCATCCTGGAGGCACTCCACCCAGACGGAGTCCACCCAGAAGAAGCGCAAGGACTCGGGGGGCAAGAGCCGCTCGTCCGGAATCACGTAGTTGAAGGGCAGGCCGCGCAGCACCGACAGGTTCTCGAACCAGGCCGCCGTCGCCTCGGGCATGCCCGCGTCCAGGGCTCGCGCCGCCAGCCGCCTGCGCCGCGTGGGCAGCCCCCTCACCGCGCGCTGGGCTTGGGCATTGCTCTCCTGGGCGACCTGGCGCTTCCAGTTGTACAGCTCCATCGCCACACGGGTGTTGGCCAGGGTCAAGAGGCGCCCCAACTCCCACGCTGAGGCGTACGAGACATCCAACAGGCCCGGGGTGGGATCGTAGCGCAACAACTCGTCCGCGCTGCGCGCCGGCAGCGTGGGCGCGTCCGGTGGAGCCCCGGGGATGAGCGGCCCCCTGTAGAAGGACACCGTCTTGTCCCCCTCGCGCAGGGAGTGGGGTACGGGCACATGGCCCTGGGCGAGCCACGCCTGGGCCGCGCTCGATGCCGTGGTGGGGGCGGGCGCGCGCAGGGAACTCGGCTCTCGATCGAGCCGTCTGAGCAGTGCGGTGAAGCCCTGGGCGGGATCCACGCTGTGGAAGCTCCAACGCGTCAGGCTCACCAGCCGGATGAAGTCCGAGGCCCCCGCGCCCTGGAAGTCGAAAGCCCCGTCCTTGTAGCGTCCCTCCAGGGACACCAGATGCACGGTGCTATCGGCGCCCACCTGGGGCAGGCGGTTGCAGAGCACCGTGGACTGGGCGTCGCCCTCGGGCTCGCCCCCGGCCGTCTTGCGCTGGCGCGCGTGGGCGAGCAGGGCCAGCTCCTCGGACTTGGGCAGCAGGGGCTCGAGCAGGTCACGCCGCACGTCGATGACCGTGACCAGGTCCTCCGGGCTCTGGCCCGGCTCCAGCTCGAAGGCGGGAAAGCGCCCCGCGCCTGCCGGAGGAGACTTGAGCTGACCCAAGGTCACGCTCTGCGTCTTGAGCAGCGCCGAGCGCTCCTTCTGTCCCGTGAAGTCCGAGTCGCGAAACAGCAGCAGCGCGAGCCAGGACAGGTTCTCGTCCTTCGAGCCCGGCAGGCGCTCCCAGGGCAACGTGCTGCGGCGCAGGGAGATGTGAGGCAGCACGTTGGAGTGTTCGCCCACGCTGCCATCGGGAGGGAACACTGCGGCGATGTCCTCGGGGGCGAGCGGACCGAAACGCTCGCCCAGCACCGCGAAGGTGAGCGTGCGGGACGGAATGGAACGCGACTGTCCGTCCACCTTCACCGTCTGCGACACCGTGACGTCATACACGCCGCTTTCGAGCGGAGGCTGCTCGTATTGGAGGAACTCGATCTTCGCATCGAGACTTGGCGAGCGGAGGTTCGACCGGAGATCCACAAGAGAGGTCTTCATGGGCATCAGGCTTCCTTCACCTGGGGGGCGAAAACGAAGAGGTCGGCGACAGCGTCGCGCAACGTGACGTGCTCGGCGGGCACGAAGCCCAGGGACTCGAGCAGCGCGTCGCGCGCGGGGTTGCGAGCGATGGATTGACGGATGGCGTTGCGACGAGCATCGTCCTCGAGCTCTTGGGCGCGGAAGGCAGGCAGCGTCTGCCAGGCGTAGGCGTCGGGCATCGGCGTCGTCTCGTAGCGCAGCAGTTCCACGGGCAGGTCCTTCGTGTCCGCCGGGTTGGGCACGGGCGCGGGCTCGATGCGCAGACCGGCGAGCGTGTCCTCCACGAAGGAGCGGTCGTTGACACCGGGAAAGCGCAGCCGCTTCTCCCCCTTCACCGTCTGTGTCTTGGGCGCGCCCCACAGCGCCTCGGGCACCTTGCGCTTCTCCTCGCGGACGATGAACTTGCCCTTCGCCACCTCTGTGTTCCCGTACTTGATGGAGACGCGGTGCTCGCTCTCCAACTGGTTCGTCTCCACCGCCATGGGCGCCACGCCCAGGGACTGATTGCCCTGGAACGTGTCGCCGGACGACACGAAGACGGCCTTCTTGCTCGGGATGACCGAGTCCGTCACCAGCACGAACTCCTTGGGATTGACGATCCACACCTCTTCGTCCTTCGAGCGGTACTGGCGCAGCAGGCCCTCGGCCACGGCGGCGCTGACCATCTCCCGGTCCTCGGGCAGGAAGGACGAGCGGAACTCGTCCCAGCCGATGGGCACCGGGGCCACGCCCCCCTGGTTGCCAAACTTCACCGACACGCTGAACAGCCAGAAGTCCAGCTGCGCCTTGCCGCCAAACGACGGCCCCCACAAGTGCAGGTCCGCGCCGATGCTGCCCTTGAGACAGCCCAGGCCCGCCTTGAAGCTCACATACAGGCGGATGTCATAGGCATACGGCCGCCAGCTGATGAGGAAGTCGGCACCCACGGTGAAGGACGCCCAGGCCGAGCCGCTCTCGTAGCTCGCCTTGAGATAGCCCCCCGCCATGACGGCGTGGGCGCATAGCGCGAAGTAGGACTCGCCGCTGATGGAGAGCTTGCTGTCGACCTGCCAGTGGAAGCCCACCCGGGGCACGTCCGGGTAGTGCGAGGGCTTCTTGAAGGATGGATGGTACCCACCCTGGGTCAACACGAAGTCACCCGCGTGGGGTCCAGCGAACCACGTGGCGAACGCGAAGCCACCCGTGAGCTTGCACGCCTTGCCGAGCAGGTAGGACGAGGGCGTGAGCTGCCCGCGCACCATCACCACGCCCTCTTCCGGGGCGAAGCGCGCCTGCAGCGCCAGCTCCACGAACACGAGCGGATCCTTTGCCGCCGAGCCGGGCTTGGAGAAGGGCACGGTCAGACGCGCGAGCCCCAGCAGCCCCAACTCGAACCCCTTGCCGATGGCCGCGTACAGGAGCGCGAAGCCGTCCAGCATCTTGAACGAGGTGAACTTCACCCCGAGCGTCAGAAAACCCGTGTCGGGTTGGATCTTCAGGTAGCGGGTGAGCGCCTCGAGCTGCGTGGCGACGGCCTCGGTGGCGCCATCCGAATCCCACTTCCCCGTGCCCTCCACGGCCTGCTTGACGAGGGGGAAGTCCTGCACGTCCTCCAGCGCGGGCGCGGTGAAGGCGCGGTTGTAGCCGAAGCCCGCCGCCAGGCCGGTGACGAAGAAGAACGGTGGACCGCCGAGCGGGTAGTCCAGCGTGGCGTAGAGGAACAGGGATGGCTCGCCGTTGTTGGGAACGGCATACGCGCCGATGGCCGCCAGGCCGAGCGTCTGGCCCTTCACTCCCATCTGGAGCGCGGCTATGCCGGCGTACTCCTCGTAGCCGTCACGCTTCTTGCGCAGGAAGGCGCCAGCGATGCGCAGCGTGGCGTTCTCGTACTCGAGCCCGAAGCCCTCCAGCAGCAACTGCGTGGCGCCGCTCGGCAGGGGCAGACGCACAGCCATCCCGGTGAGCGACAGCTTCAGGTCCCCCACGGACAGGACGATCTCCGGCACGAACTGCACGGCGCCGTCCCTGTAGACAAGCCCCAACTTCTCGAAGTGCACGGGCCCCACGGCGCGTTGCACGGTGAGCCAGGCGCCGTTGTCGGCGAGCGTGAGGGGGATGTCGTCCAACGAGGCACGTGTCAACTGCCTCGGGACAAGCCCCCGCGCGGAGCGCACGCCGGTGCCGGTGCGCCGCCGCTTGAGCGGCATGTACCAGGAGCGCACCATCTCCCCGATGGCCACGTACGCGACGAGGGAGGCGCCGAACTCCAGCTCTTGCACGGTGGCGCTGGAGGAGCGGATGCGCATGGGAGAGCTCATCTCCTCCAGCACCCCGTTGATGCCCTTGACCTCGTCCTTGGTGAAGCGGGCGGTGGCCACGAGCAGGTCCACGGACACGTTCGCGGTCGTCTGGCCGGAGGTGAAGTAGAGCCCCACCAGGGGCAACTGGCCCAGATCCACCCCGGCGCTCAATCCGCCGCCCATCAGGAGCCGGGGCCGCTTGCTTGTCACCTGCCCCATGAGAACCAGGAGGAAGTTCTGCCGGATGGGGATGGACAGCTCCTCGGGGATGGCTAACCCGAGCGCCGGTGCCACGCCGCCCACGAGTGAGGCCAGGGGCAGCGCCTGCTCCTCCACCAGGTTGCACTGGAGCACGAGCGTGCTGCCCATCTTCTCGGTGAACCTGCCCTCGAAGATGAAGCCGTTGATCTCTCCCCACTCGACGGGGACCTCCACCTTGGCGCCGAACTCGGCGGCATGGGGGAACTTCCCCGTGGCCTTGTCGGGCTTGAGGACCATGGCGAGGCCCAGGACGAGGTGCTTGGACTCGGTGTCCTCTCCCTGGCCTTCCTCGCCGATCTTGATACCGAACTCCACGCCGAACTCGTACTGCTGCTTCTCCGTGTTGACGACGAACGTGGCGCTCTGCAGGGGGAGCGTGTCATCCAGGGTCCGCAAGAAGTCCGGGACGAAGCTCGCCTGGAAGGTGCGCTCCAGCGCGAAGACGACATCACGAACGCTTTGAATCGTGTTCGGGTCGATATTGATATCGAGAGTGGCCATGGCGCCTTGTCAATATTTGATGATGAAGTTGACAGTCGTGTAGGGCTGCATGTTGTTGTGGGCTTGTCCACCGCCGTTGGTATCCAGGGTGACCCCGGTCGTGACATGGTTTGTCGGGATGTCGACGTGCCCCTTGGATGCATCGCGGTTGGGCCGGAGATCTCCGCTTCCCTCCGCATTGGTGGTGGTGATGGAATGGGAGTGTCCCGGGTCGTTCACGTAATGGTCATGCACGGGCATTTCGGAGATGGTCAGCGTGTGCGTGAACTCTCCTCCCATCGTGCCGAGCGGATAGTTGTGGGGTGAGGAGACAGAGGCCCCCATCGGTACACGGGCCATCAGCGAGGGCAGGCGGAACTGCCCCGATGGTGGCGCGGACGAGCCTTTGTAGGTGTCACCGATGACGGCGAACAGATCCGCGTAGGCCGTCTTGCTCTTGGTGGAACCATCGCAGAGCAGCCACCCCTCGGGCGCGCTGGAACCGCCGTAGGCGATGATCGTGCCCACGGGCACGAGCCAGCCTGTCTTGTCCTTCGCCCGGCCCTTGAGGGTCAAGTTTCCATCGGCGCTCACGTTGCCCTTGAGGGTGAGGTTTCCATCCGAGTTCACGTTGCCCTTGTTGCTCAAGTTGCCCTGGAGGCTCAGGTCTCCACTGGAACTCAATTGCATCAGGGCGGTGGTCTCACTCTTCTTGAGGAATTGCACCGCGGTGCTGTCTCCCGAGTTGTCCGCATCCGAGCGGAAGACGAGATGCCCCTCGTGTTGGACCTCGGCGTTGTGCAGACGCAGGGGGCCTCCCCGCAGGTACAGCCGGGCCGTGGGCGTTGCATTGCCAATGCCCACGTGGCTCGAATAGTCGTGACTCGTGTCTACCTTCTGGCCAAACACCAGTGGCGCCTTCTCGATGACACACACCCGTTCGCCATCCCAATACCCGGGCACGTTCTCGTAGCGGACCATGAGCTGGGTCGGGCCGTTGGGGTGCAACGTCACCAGTTTGCCCAATTGCAGTTCCAGGTGCGCGCGAGGGGCGAGCATCACCTCTTTGGTGGGGGTGAAGGTCCACTCCACCCACGCCTTATCCGCGCTGAGCGTGGCGGCCGAGCGGTTCCAGTCCGGAAGGGTGGAGAAGGTGATGTCCTTGACCTGCTGCTCGGTGCCCAGGGCCCAGGGGGCGTCCGCCACCGTGCCCACTGCCAGGGCCACCACCAGGCGCGAGGCGCGCGTGGGCTCGTTCGCGTCGTACACGAAGCGCAGCGTGCCGTCCTGACTGCCTGGGGGGGCCTCGTTGGCGAGCCGCAGGCGCAACGTGCCCTGCGTGTTGTCCACGTTGAGCACCTGATTGGCCCCCACGAAGCCCACGCGCAGCGGGCAGTCCGGCCGGCCCTGGCGGTTGAGCGTGTTGAGCGGCCGTTGCGCTTCCAGTTCGTACTCCCCGCCCTGTCCCGGCCCGTTTGGCTGGATGGTGAAGGCCGCGGTCGTCTCCTGCTGGGTCTCGGGCTTGGGCCACTTGAGGTCCATCACCACCTGGGC
Protein-coding sequences here:
- a CDS encoding phage tail protein, yielding MAEDPPKKKPFGFEVSYELFNAREERLREVLLIENPGSGQVLHLGIVNALVAENERITLNPLDQANASKYHFRLQFPQDSLALRTVGGEGADWLVSRVDHQDGPTDVYLSWRSPAVTLQPGEWLTLGLKGVSARPGAGAQVVMDLKWPKPETQQETTAAFTIQPNGPGQGGEYELEAQRPLNTLNRQGRPDCPLRVGFVGANQVLNVDNTQGTLRLRLANEAPPGSQDGTLRFVYDANEPTRASRLVVALAVGTVADAPWALGTEQQVKDITFSTLPDWNRSAATLSADKAWVEWTFTPTKEVMLAPRAHLELQLGKLVTLHPNGPTQLMVRYENVPGYWDGERVCVIEKAPLVFGQKVDTSHDYSSHVGIGNATPTARLYLRGGPLRLHNAEVQHEGHLVFRSDADNSGDSTAVQFLKKSETTALMQLSSSGDLSLQGNLSNKGNVNSDGNLTLKGNVSADGNLTLKGRAKDKTGWLVPVGTIIAYGGSSAPEGWLLCDGSTKSKTAYADLFAVIGDTYKGSSAPPSGQFRLPSLMARVPMGASVSSPHNYPLGTMGGEFTHTLTISEMPVHDHYVNDPGHSHSITTTNAEGSGDLRPNRDASKGHVDIPTNHVTTGVTLDTNGGGQAHNNMQPYTTVNFIIKY
- a CDS encoding glycoside hydrolase family 16 protein, encoding MSRQTFSSKFLAACCLTALTGCAMDASEAETTDAVPEAVGQSQGELDYNPGSGWNLAWSDEFEGTSLNGNNWTTLNSDFDPVTNNCNFGTGEIEYPRTQNVSVSGGKLILKAERTAPTTVSDTRCGSQQRTLFSGRLHTKGKVERRYGKIVASIKIPSGYGMWPAFWTLGANVQQVGWPSSGEIDILEWHSNEPTWMKSAVHWYGGTAPNGGDAHWGTGQSGGYNLADSFHLYELEWDAAGKMVFRLDNQYVGSTFSNSSEAEFQQNHYIILNLAMGGNWYGFPSAASIALTQGQPKTMEVEWVRWYQTGGTTPPPTGISVANAGFESGMADWTTWTPNGTAAAAFSETYNGGHSGAYHLTHWSSQPFETWTYQVKTGLANGNYKVRAWVRKGGNFAIARLQGKTSGSAAPVFTSLGTYGGWTLVETPTINVTSGYLEFGFHTQATTADGANFIHMDDVEIVKL
- a CDS encoding aminopeptidase P family protein; its protein translation is MTTQSEAAQAAATEATASQPVTSEPQAKPAGHDTVPPPALLDFMMKRWKPNTRKLPPKLKHADAFLARRRALSKLFPGETLIIPTGHEKVRANDTHYRFRPGTDFYYLTGNTEPDCVLVLQPKEGGGHTDILFVEPNPGRSDATFFTDRVKGELWVGPRLGVKESQARFGVHEARGLPELKGFLSSLHGEVSRPTRVLRGFSDKVDGVLPAQAERDKALAQALSELRLLKDAQELRELQAAIDSTQRGFEDVIRSLKSARSEREVEGIFNLRARVEGNDVGYNTIAASGSHACVLHWTRNDGPVKKGELLLLDAGVEGNSLYTADITRTLPVSGKFSKEQRQIYELVLEAQLQAFKAVKPGNDFMEPNRAAMRVLAQGLERLGILPDAEEALKDQHQFYKRYSLHNVSHMLGLDVHDCAQARQEVYKYGKLQSGMVLTVEPGLYFQTDDLTVPPRYRGIGVRIEDDVVVTARGCKVLSDGIPRTVKDVEAWIKRIWAKKK
- a CDS encoding MOSC domain-containing protein, with product MPTVAELFLYPLKSAAGVPLTEAQVEPLGVAHDRRWMVVSLGGAFFTGRKHPSLIRISALPSATGLRLSSPGFPELEVPVPPRDAPRLDVSIWNDICSAARAGEAADRWLSAFLGEPVCLVYVDDRMMRPVDPLYSVPGDKVGFADGFPLLLLSRASLEDLNQRLARPVSMLHFRPNLVVEGCEPFAEDTWKRLRIGDVELEVVKPCARCVMVNLDPRTAEQAPDGEPLRTLTTFRRQLKNKVMFGQNVVVRRPGRFQVGDAVDVLE
- a CDS encoding DUF6603 domain-containing protein, whose product is MATLDINIDPNTIQSVRDVVFALERTFQASFVPDFLRTLDDTLPLQSATFVVNTEKQQYEFGVEFGIKIGEEGQGEDTESKHLVLGLAMVLKPDKATGKFPHAAEFGAKVEVPVEWGEINGFIFEGRFTEKMGSTLVLQCNLVEEQALPLASLVGGVAPALGLAIPEELSIPIRQNFLLVLMGQVTSKRPRLLMGGGLSAGVDLGQLPLVGLYFTSGQTTANVSVDLLVATARFTKDEVKGINGVLEEMSSPMRIRSSSATVQELEFGASLVAYVAIGEMVRSWYMPLKRRRTGTGVRSARGLVPRQLTRASLDDIPLTLADNGAWLTVQRAVGPVHFEKLGLVYRDGAVQFVPEIVLSVGDLKLSLTGMAVRLPLPSGATQLLLEGFGLEYENATLRIAGAFLRKKRDGYEEYAGIAALQMGVKGQTLGLAAIGAYAVPNNGEPSLFLYATLDYPLGGPPFFFVTGLAAGFGYNRAFTAPALEDVQDFPLVKQAVEGTGKWDSDGATEAVATQLEALTRYLKIQPDTGFLTLGVKFTSFKMLDGFALLYAAIGKGFELGLLGLARLTVPFSKPGSAAKDPLVFVELALQARFAPEEGVVMVRGQLTPSSYLLGKACKLTGGFAFATWFAGPHAGDFVLTQGGYHPSFKKPSHYPDVPRVGFHWQVDSKLSISGESYFALCAHAVMAGGYLKASYESGSAWASFTVGADFLISWRPYAYDIRLYVSFKAGLGCLKGSIGADLHLWGPSFGGKAQLDFWLFSVSVKFGNQGGVAPVPIGWDEFRSSFLPEDREMVSAAVAEGLLRQYRSKDEEVWIVNPKEFVLVTDSVIPSKKAVFVSSGDTFQGNQSLGVAPMAVETNQLESEHRVSIKYGNTEVAKGKFIVREEKRKVPEALWGAPKTQTVKGEKRLRFPGVNDRSFVEDTLAGLRIEPAPVPNPADTKDLPVELLRYETTPMPDAYAWQTLPAFRAQELEDDARRNAIRQSIARNPARDALLESLGFVPAEHVTLRDAVADLFVFAPQVKEA
- a CDS encoding 16S rRNA (uracil(1498)-N(3))-methyltransferase, with product MNLLLLLDEDFLPDGTARLTGRRAQHAREVLRAEPGERLRVGRLGGLVGTGEVLENSEGVLRLSAHLTEAPPPRAGVDLLLAIPRPKALKKVLPAVASLGVDRVVLVNAARVEKSYFDSKVLAAGSIQELLLQGLEQARDTRLPEVLVRERFRPFVEDELDAVLGAQALRLLPHPPARQPLTATRVGTAPRVVLAIGPDGGWVPFEAALLEAHGFQPFTLGPRILRVETAVPVLLGQVALLRDNIPAP